The following proteins are encoded in a genomic region of Saccharopolyspora antimicrobica:
- a CDS encoding VgrG-related protein: protein MGGAGAGRSIAADPVVTSGGPLPPAWQKQLTGCVVDENVGLPDTATLTFRDPDHELLTATGITIGAPLAVSVVTTGSRAPEELFAGEVTALELDSDGTGSFTVVRATSKAHRLMRGRKVVAFRNMTATAIVRKVVTGAGLRPGRIEAKPITYPQLSQANVSDWEFLQDLAQEHGVVVRVDGKGTVDFAALDPASGAPAPTTSAARSPFVLEYGRNLMALRAALTAADQVDSVEVRGWNVATKSPLLARESPATSDTVRPGLTASSATRKFGGKARLLVADTPYGTQAEAAAAARSLAESMRAGFGEFEAVAEGDPKLRAGTPVALGNVGSAFSGKYTATAVHHVLEPGQGYRTTVLVSSSPDRSLAGLAAGACAARGPRMPGLATGIVTDIKEEGRGERGRVRLKFPWLDPDYVTDWVRTVQLGGQGGGGVFSPDVNDEVLVGFEQGSLDRPYVLGGLYNGRDSPSPHDLPLVDRTSGKVNRRSLVSRKGHRLELIDSATGPPGIRLASGDKRLDIRFDEKANTIEISVRGPGGRRVLSSVKLTAGGIELDAGTGDITLSGRSVSVNGRTGVEIDGGARATLRGAMVHIN from the coding sequence ATGGGCGGCGCCGGCGCCGGGCGGTCCATCGCCGCCGACCCGGTCGTGACCTCAGGCGGGCCGCTGCCGCCCGCCTGGCAGAAGCAGCTCACCGGCTGCGTGGTGGACGAGAACGTCGGGCTTCCCGACACCGCGACCCTGACCTTCCGGGACCCGGACCACGAACTGCTCACCGCGACCGGCATCACCATCGGCGCCCCGCTGGCGGTCTCGGTGGTCACCACCGGCAGCCGGGCACCGGAGGAGCTGTTCGCGGGCGAGGTCACCGCGCTGGAGCTGGATTCCGACGGCACCGGTTCGTTCACCGTGGTGCGGGCCACCAGCAAGGCGCACCGGCTGATGCGGGGCCGCAAGGTCGTCGCGTTCCGGAACATGACGGCGACCGCGATCGTGCGGAAGGTCGTGACCGGCGCCGGGCTGCGCCCCGGCCGCATCGAGGCGAAGCCGATCACCTACCCGCAGCTGTCGCAGGCGAACGTCTCGGACTGGGAGTTCCTGCAGGACCTGGCCCAGGAGCACGGCGTCGTGGTGCGGGTCGACGGCAAGGGCACCGTCGACTTCGCAGCGCTCGACCCGGCATCGGGCGCGCCCGCCCCGACCACCTCGGCGGCCAGGAGCCCGTTCGTGCTGGAGTACGGCCGCAACCTGATGGCGCTGCGCGCCGCGCTCACCGCCGCCGACCAGGTCGACTCGGTCGAGGTGCGCGGCTGGAACGTGGCCACCAAGAGCCCGCTGCTGGCCAGGGAATCCCCGGCGACCAGCGACACCGTGCGGCCGGGCCTGACCGCGTCGAGCGCTACGCGCAAGTTCGGCGGGAAGGCGCGGTTGCTCGTCGCCGACACGCCGTACGGCACGCAGGCCGAAGCCGCCGCGGCGGCGCGCTCGCTGGCCGAATCGATGCGCGCGGGGTTCGGGGAGTTCGAGGCGGTGGCCGAGGGCGACCCGAAGCTCCGAGCCGGGACACCGGTCGCCCTGGGCAACGTCGGGAGCGCGTTCTCCGGCAAGTACACCGCGACGGCGGTGCACCACGTGCTCGAACCCGGTCAGGGCTATCGCACCACGGTGCTGGTCAGCTCCTCCCCGGACCGGTCGCTGGCAGGCCTGGCCGCCGGTGCCTGCGCCGCCCGCGGCCCGCGGATGCCCGGTCTGGCCACCGGGATCGTCACCGACATCAAGGAGGAGGGCCGGGGCGAGCGCGGCCGGGTGCGGCTGAAGTTCCCCTGGCTGGATCCCGACTACGTGACCGACTGGGTCCGCACCGTGCAGCTCGGCGGCCAGGGCGGCGGCGGGGTGTTCAGCCCAGACGTCAACGACGAGGTCCTGGTGGGCTTCGAGCAGGGCAGCCTCGACCGGCCGTACGTGCTCGGCGGGCTCTACAACGGCCGGGACAGCCCGTCGCCGCACGACCTGCCGCTGGTGGACCGCACCAGCGGCAAGGTCAACCGGCGTTCGCTGGTCTCCCGCAAGGGGCACCGGCTGGAGCTGATCGACTCGGCCACCGGCCCGCCGGGCATCCGCCTGGCCAGCGGGGACAAGCGGCTGGACATCAGGTTCGACGAGAAGGCGAACACGATCGAGATCAGCGTGCGCGGCCCTGGCGGGCGGCGGGTGCTCAGCTCCGTGAAGCTCACCGCCGGCGGCATCGAGCTCGACGCGGGAACCGGGGACATCACCCTGTCCGGCAGGTCGGTGTCGGTCAACGGCCGCACCGGCGTGGAGATCGACGGCGGTGCGAGGGCGACGCTGCGAGGCGCCATGGTCCACATCAACTAG
- a CDS encoding PAAR domain-containing protein, translating into MPPAARIGDQTAHGGAVGTPPPAAAAKVATVLIGGKPAAVTGSLHVCPIPHHAVLGPGNVLLPGPPGGRGAVLIGGLPAARVGDKTTCGAQIVLGAMNVQIGGGA; encoded by the coding sequence ATGCCACCAGCCGCCCGGATCGGCGACCAGACCGCCCACGGCGGTGCCGTCGGCACCCCACCGCCGGCCGCCGCCGCGAAGGTGGCCACCGTGCTCATCGGCGGCAAACCCGCTGCGGTGACGGGAAGTCTGCACGTGTGCCCGATACCGCACCACGCCGTGCTGGGGCCCGGCAACGTGCTGCTGCCCGGACCGCCGGGAGGTCGCGGTGCGGTGCTCATCGGCGGCCTGCCCGCGGCCCGCGTCGGGGACAAGACCACCTGCGGCGCGCAGATCGTCCTCGGCGCGATGAACGTGCAGATCGGAGGCGGGGCGTGA
- a CDS encoding GPW/gp25 family protein gives MSDRFIGRGWGFPLRVDATGGIGMVEREQEIEEAIRLVLGTAPGERPMRPEFGCGIHDYVFAPSDGATAGRIAHEVRSALRRWEPRIEVSDVVIAFDSVEDGVLYIDVHYTLRATNDPRNLVFPFYTIPRSGEPGDAS, from the coding sequence GTGAGCGATCGCTTCATCGGCCGGGGCTGGGGCTTCCCGCTGCGCGTCGACGCGACCGGCGGCATCGGCATGGTCGAGCGGGAGCAGGAGATCGAAGAAGCGATCCGCCTCGTGCTGGGCACCGCACCCGGTGAACGGCCGATGCGCCCGGAGTTCGGCTGCGGGATCCACGACTACGTGTTCGCGCCGAGCGACGGCGCGACCGCCGGGCGCATCGCCCACGAGGTGCGCAGCGCGCTGCGCCGCTGGGAACCCCGGATCGAGGTGTCCGACGTCGTAATCGCCTTCGACAGCGTCGAGGACGGCGTGCTCTACATCGACGTGCACTACACCCTGCGCGCCACCAACGATCCCCGGAACCTCGTGTTCCCCTTCTACACGATTCCGCGCAGCGGTGAGCCGGGAGACGCGAGCTGA
- a CDS encoding putative baseplate assembly protein codes for MSLPMPNLDDRRFQDLVDEAKRHVQRRAPEWTDHNVSDPGVTLIETFAHMVDQLVYRLNRVPEKNYLAFLELLGIRLFPPAAARADVTFWLSAAQPEVVLLPRGTEVATARSETGDAVVFATTEELPIVPCELTALVTISASGEQANRTDDLDANKDVPCFQPEPAVGDAMLLGLSNAVPRCVVVLRLDSQVEGIGVDPRQPPLVWESWDGVGWAECQVFDDTTGGLNRPGEVVVHVPAGHAPSVVAGARAGWLRCRVVAPEDGQPFYSESPTVRVAEAFTIGGITAVEHAETVTDAPLGVSAGVAGQRFRLDRAPVLTDGEPVVVQVADGEGWEDWHVVEHFGDSGPTDRHVTLDPTNGEFGFPPAVRAADGTLRRYGAVPARGAQLRVPSYRTGGGRAGNVARGAISVLRSSVPYITDVENREAAAGGVDGETVDEAKVRAPHQLRVQERAVTAEDYELIARQAAPAAARIHCLPAGARNEPGAARVLVVPDAVADVGDRIRFEQLIPAEQMLAAIAARLDERRLLGTRLIVEPPFYQGITVVARMRAGRSDPTRVRRGTLDALYGYLNPLRGGIDGTGWPFGRPVQLGEVYAVLQRVEGVELIDEVRMFPADPITGQRGAPVDRVELAAHALVFSHQHQVLVQPDGAAEGGAPR; via the coding sequence ATGTCACTGCCGATGCCGAACCTGGACGACCGCCGGTTCCAGGACCTCGTCGACGAGGCCAAGCGCCACGTGCAGCGACGAGCCCCGGAGTGGACCGACCACAACGTCTCCGACCCGGGCGTGACGCTCATCGAGACCTTCGCGCACATGGTGGACCAGCTCGTCTACCGGCTGAACCGGGTGCCGGAGAAGAACTACCTCGCCTTCCTGGAACTGCTGGGAATCCGCCTGTTCCCGCCCGCGGCGGCCCGGGCTGATGTGACGTTCTGGCTGTCGGCGGCACAACCCGAGGTGGTGCTCCTGCCGCGCGGCACCGAGGTCGCCACCGCGCGTTCGGAGACCGGTGACGCGGTCGTCTTCGCCACGACCGAGGAGCTGCCCATCGTGCCGTGCGAGCTGACCGCGCTGGTGACGATCTCGGCCTCGGGCGAGCAGGCGAACCGGACCGACGACCTGGACGCGAACAAGGACGTGCCGTGCTTCCAGCCGGAACCGGCGGTCGGCGACGCGATGCTGCTCGGGTTGAGCAACGCGGTCCCCCGCTGCGTGGTGGTGCTGCGGTTGGACAGCCAGGTGGAGGGCATCGGTGTCGACCCGCGGCAGCCCCCGCTGGTGTGGGAGTCGTGGGACGGGGTCGGCTGGGCCGAGTGCCAGGTCTTCGACGACACCACCGGTGGGCTCAATCGGCCCGGCGAAGTGGTGGTGCACGTGCCCGCCGGGCACGCTCCCTCGGTGGTGGCCGGGGCGCGCGCCGGTTGGCTGCGCTGCCGCGTCGTCGCCCCTGAGGACGGCCAGCCCTTCTACTCCGAGTCGCCGACCGTCCGGGTCGCGGAGGCGTTCACGATCGGCGGCATCACCGCGGTCGAGCACGCCGAGACGGTGACCGACGCGCCGCTGGGCGTGTCCGCCGGCGTGGCGGGCCAGCGGTTCCGGCTCGACCGGGCTCCAGTGCTCACCGACGGCGAACCGGTGGTGGTGCAGGTCGCCGACGGCGAGGGCTGGGAGGACTGGCACGTCGTGGAGCACTTCGGCGACTCCGGCCCCACCGACCGGCACGTGACGCTGGACCCGACCAACGGCGAGTTCGGCTTCCCACCGGCCGTGCGCGCCGCGGACGGAACGCTGCGCCGCTACGGTGCGGTACCTGCGCGGGGCGCCCAGCTCAGGGTGCCCAGCTACCGCACCGGCGGCGGGCGAGCCGGCAACGTGGCGCGCGGCGCGATCTCGGTCCTGCGCAGCTCGGTGCCCTACATCACCGATGTCGAGAACCGCGAAGCGGCAGCGGGCGGGGTCGACGGGGAGACCGTCGACGAGGCGAAAGTGCGCGCGCCGCACCAGCTCCGGGTGCAGGAACGAGCCGTCACCGCCGAGGACTACGAACTGATCGCGCGACAGGCGGCCCCGGCCGCCGCCAGGATCCACTGCCTGCCCGCCGGGGCGCGCAACGAGCCCGGGGCGGCGAGGGTCCTGGTGGTGCCCGACGCCGTGGCCGATGTCGGCGACCGGATCCGGTTCGAGCAGCTGATCCCGGCGGAGCAGATGCTGGCCGCGATCGCCGCCAGGCTCGACGAGCGCAGGCTGCTCGGCACCCGGTTGATCGTGGAACCACCCTTCTACCAGGGAATCACGGTGGTGGCGCGGATGCGCGCGGGACGATCGGACCCGACGCGGGTGCGCCGGGGCACCCTGGACGCGCTCTACGGTTACCTCAACCCGCTGCGCGGCGGCATCGACGGCACCGGGTGGCCGTTCGGGCGGCCGGTGCAGCTCGGCGAGGTCTACGCCGTGCTGCAGCGGGTCGAAGGCGTCGAGCTGATCGACGAGGTCCGGATGTTCCCCGCCGATCCGATCACCGGGCAGCGGGGAGCGCCGGTGGACCGCGTCGAACTGGCCGCGCACGCACTGGTCTTCTCGCACCAGCACCAGGTGCTGGTGCAACCCGATGGAGCGGCCGAAGGCGGGGCGCCGCGATGA
- a CDS encoding phage tail protein, whose product MSRREVPDLTSRYPLGDLLPGMYAGDDFAQRLTSGLDAVLAPILSTLDNIAHYFDPRVAPEDFTSWLAKWVAADLDPPWPPALRRVLLLRAVELHRWRGTARGLVDLLRLCAGVHARVLDGPGATWSTRPGNALPGAATAHAVIQVWPGRSQVDRQQVVTLVNSVCPVHLGCSVEVLPGPPQQERG is encoded by the coding sequence ATGAGCCGCCGGGAGGTCCCCGACCTGACCAGCCGCTACCCGCTGGGCGACCTGCTCCCGGGGATGTACGCCGGGGACGACTTCGCCCAGCGGCTGACATCGGGGCTGGACGCCGTTCTCGCCCCGATACTGTCCACTCTGGACAACATCGCGCACTACTTCGACCCGCGGGTGGCGCCCGAGGACTTCACGTCCTGGCTGGCGAAGTGGGTGGCGGCCGACCTCGACCCGCCGTGGCCGCCGGCCCTGCGCCGGGTGTTGCTCCTGCGAGCCGTCGAACTGCACCGCTGGCGGGGCACCGCGCGCGGACTGGTGGACCTGCTCCGGCTGTGCGCGGGCGTGCACGCTCGCGTGCTCGACGGGCCCGGGGCGACCTGGTCCACCCGGCCGGGCAACGCCCTCCCCGGCGCTGCCACCGCCCACGCCGTGATCCAGGTCTGGCCGGGCCGTTCGCAAGTCGACCGCCAGCAGGTCGTGACGTTGGTGAACTCGGTGTGCCCGGTGCACCTCGGCTGCTCCGTCGAGGTGCTTCCCGGGCCACCGCAGCAGGAGAGGGGGTAG
- a CDS encoding NADase-type glycan-binding domain-containing protein, with protein MRSCTTCGAQVARDDDFCGTCGTYLGWGPEADETAPAAEAPTQRIPAGTSDPDQPAAVQPAVPVAPRPESTAPAEEAAPDGPPCPACSTPNPPGRRFCRRCAQPLAPAAEPEKTPRRTRRARNFDGHKVLRRLIVLCALLVLVIGGVLLYPLGEYAVQDFLDKTSDTARIGPVHTTASAELPGHPAANAIDVVNGEYWGAPGPDAWIEFDFDQPFRLVSMLVTIGPSNKAELFDTQARPTSAHITATSVDGRAETRIVQLADHADPQQVNIGVSDVKRVRVEFQGATGLTEGKHVAVSLIEFFRRN; from the coding sequence ATGCGTTCCTGCACGACGTGCGGTGCGCAGGTCGCCCGCGATGACGACTTCTGCGGCACGTGCGGCACCTATCTGGGATGGGGCCCGGAGGCCGATGAGACAGCACCGGCCGCCGAGGCCCCAACCCAACGCATTCCCGCCGGGACGTCCGACCCGGACCAACCCGCGGCCGTGCAGCCGGCGGTCCCGGTCGCGCCACGGCCCGAGTCGACCGCACCGGCGGAGGAAGCCGCTCCCGATGGCCCGCCGTGCCCCGCGTGCAGCACACCCAACCCACCTGGTCGGCGGTTCTGCCGCCGTTGCGCACAGCCGCTGGCCCCCGCTGCCGAACCGGAGAAGACGCCGCGCCGCACCCGCCGCGCCCGGAACTTCGACGGGCACAAGGTGTTGCGCCGGCTGATCGTCCTCTGCGCGCTGCTGGTCCTGGTGATCGGCGGCGTCCTGCTCTACCCGCTCGGCGAGTACGCCGTGCAGGACTTCCTCGACAAGACCTCCGACACGGCCCGCATCGGCCCGGTGCACACCACCGCCAGCGCGGAGCTACCCGGTCATCCGGCCGCGAACGCGATCGATGTGGTCAACGGCGAGTACTGGGGCGCCCCGGGTCCCGACGCATGGATCGAATTCGACTTCGACCAGCCGTTCCGGCTGGTGAGCATGCTGGTGACGATCGGCCCGTCCAACAAGGCCGAGCTGTTCGACACCCAGGCCAGACCGACGTCCGCGCACATCACCGCGACCAGTGTCGACGGGCGTGCCGAAACGCGGATCGTGCAGCTGGCCGACCATGCGGACCCGCAGCAGGTCAACATCGGGGTCAGCGACGTCAAGCGGGTCCGCGTCGAGTTCCAGGGCGCCACCGGCCTCACCGAGGGCAAGCACGTGGCGGTGAGCCTGATCGAGTTCTTCAGGCGGAACTGA
- a CDS encoding nitroreductase: MAEHAEELIRSRRAVRSFQPDAVPDETLRAIFSLAGAAPSNSNTQPWNVEVLSGAARDRLSEALLAAHAEQRLSVDFPYREELYSEVHRARRAAFGATMYGALGIGRADHEARDAFQAESLRFYGAPHVALLLAPSNADERMAADIGIYGQTLMLAMTAYGVASCPQGMLGFYGDVVRDCLGISEGKVLFGISFGYARDSAAVNHIETGRAALGETTRFHT, from the coding sequence ATGGCCGAACACGCCGAAGAGCTGATCCGGAGCAGGCGAGCGGTGCGCTCGTTCCAGCCGGACGCGGTGCCCGACGAGACGCTGCGCGCGATCTTCTCCCTGGCGGGCGCGGCTCCCTCGAACTCCAACACCCAGCCCTGGAACGTCGAAGTGCTCAGCGGCGCGGCGCGCGACCGGCTGAGCGAGGCGCTGCTCGCCGCGCACGCCGAGCAGCGCCTCTCCGTGGACTTCCCGTACCGGGAGGAGCTGTACAGCGAGGTGCACAGGGCGCGCCGGGCCGCTTTCGGCGCCACGATGTACGGCGCACTGGGCATCGGCCGTGCGGACCACGAGGCACGTGACGCCTTCCAGGCCGAGAGTCTCCGATTCTACGGAGCGCCGCACGTGGCCCTGCTGCTCGCGCCGTCCAACGCGGACGAGCGGATGGCCGCCGATATCGGCATCTACGGGCAGACGCTGATGCTGGCGATGACGGCGTACGGGGTCGCCAGCTGCCCGCAGGGCATGCTCGGCTTCTACGGCGACGTGGTGCGCGACTGCCTGGGGATCAGCGAAGGCAAGGTCCTCTTCGGCATTTCCTTCGGCTACGCCCGGGATTCCGCGGCCGTCAACCACATCGAGACCGGACGGGCAGCGCTCGGCGAGACGACGCGCTTCCACACGTGA
- a CDS encoding TetR/AcrR family transcriptional regulator — MAEQQAPQRRKGRGGRERILAAANALFEAQGINATSMEQVAAAAPVSKRTLYAHFPTKDDLVVGHLRELVESGRTLEGVFDRTDLTPEERILALFAAPGHEPIRGCPFIDAAAEFPDPASPVHEFAAEQKRRLATRLTELTSALGATNPTALAEQLAVLVDGAASRSMALNDRDCLEHAKAAAQALLAASTSATPG, encoded by the coding sequence GTGGCCGAGCAGCAGGCGCCCCAGCGCCGCAAAGGACGAGGCGGGCGCGAGCGCATCCTCGCCGCGGCGAACGCGCTCTTCGAAGCACAGGGCATCAACGCGACCAGCATGGAACAGGTGGCCGCCGCCGCCCCGGTCTCCAAGCGCACCCTGTACGCGCACTTCCCCACCAAGGACGACCTCGTGGTCGGCCACCTCCGGGAGCTCGTCGAGTCCGGCCGCACCCTGGAGGGCGTGTTCGACCGCACGGACCTCACCCCCGAGGAGCGCATCCTCGCCTTGTTCGCGGCACCCGGCCACGAACCGATCCGCGGCTGCCCCTTCATCGACGCGGCAGCCGAATTCCCCGACCCGGCGAGCCCGGTCCACGAGTTCGCCGCCGAGCAGAAGCGCCGCCTGGCAACCCGCCTCACCGAGCTGACCAGCGCGCTGGGCGCGACGAATCCCACCGCCCTGGCCGAACAGCTGGCCGTCCTGGTCGACGGCGCGGCCAGCCGCTCCATGGCGCTCAACGACAGGGACTGCCTCGAGCACGCGAAGGCCGCAGCGCAAGCGCTGCTCGCCGCCAGCACGAGCGCGACGCCTGGCTGA
- a CDS encoding HNH endonuclease signature motif containing protein produces MDGLAVISDPGVDTHPAVAARSDEELLAAIRDAEASMRAAMAVQLRAIAEAEDRGLPTAQSARSTEAWLKSMLNIAGGEAKSRAMVARLATERTTPEGTPVPAELPATARAIASGTITVPHARVIADGIRRLAPISTAAELEQAETMLAGCAAEHSPHQLSRLVERTRYHLDQDGAYCEEETQRVIRELNYGIAADGMTVINARLDRETGAKFRAVLQPLAAPRPTTDGELDPRSPAQRNADALDALLDIAIVSDKLPRPGGQRPHIAVTIDFNDLARALGSDGLPGTLTATGQPITAENVRRLACDAEVLPVVLGSDNLPLNVGRAERTAPPHLRAALLLRDDTCAFPSCDRPPGTPEAHHLTSWIDGGATELNNLVMLCGHHHRAVHSQRWTIRLEEGRPVFTPPSTVDPSGRPRPGGRPTGSEHNDILRRAMGGPADSSACA; encoded by the coding sequence ATGGACGGGCTGGCGGTGATCTCCGATCCGGGTGTGGACACTCACCCGGCGGTTGCCGCACGCTCCGACGAGGAGCTGCTCGCCGCGATCCGCGACGCCGAGGCCTCGATGCGGGCCGCGATGGCCGTTCAACTGCGAGCCATCGCCGAAGCCGAGGACCGCGGACTCCCCACCGCGCAGAGCGCCCGGAGCACCGAGGCCTGGCTGAAGAGCATGCTCAACATCGCCGGCGGCGAGGCGAAAAGCCGGGCGATGGTGGCACGTCTGGCCACCGAGCGCACCACTCCCGAGGGAACCCCGGTGCCCGCCGAGCTCCCGGCCACCGCCCGAGCCATCGCATCCGGCACGATCACCGTGCCGCACGCCCGCGTGATCGCCGACGGCATCCGCCGGCTGGCGCCGATCAGCACCGCCGCCGAGCTGGAGCAGGCCGAGACCATGCTCGCCGGCTGCGCAGCCGAGCACTCCCCGCACCAGCTCTCCCGCCTGGTCGAGCGGACCCGCTACCACCTCGACCAGGACGGCGCCTACTGCGAGGAAGAAACCCAACGCGTCATCCGCGAGCTGAACTACGGCATCGCCGCCGACGGCATGACCGTCATCAACGCCCGCCTCGACCGTGAGACCGGGGCCAAATTCCGGGCCGTCCTGCAACCGCTCGCGGCCCCGCGCCCCACGACCGACGGCGAGCTCGACCCCCGCTCGCCCGCGCAGCGCAACGCCGATGCGCTCGACGCGCTGCTGGACATCGCCATCGTCTCCGACAAGCTGCCCCGGCCCGGCGGACAGCGCCCGCACATCGCGGTGACCATCGACTTCAACGACCTCGCACGCGCGCTCGGCAGCGACGGGCTGCCGGGCACGCTCACCGCGACCGGCCAGCCGATCACCGCCGAGAACGTGCGCCGACTGGCCTGCGACGCGGAAGTGCTGCCGGTCGTCCTCGGCAGCGACAACCTCCCGCTGAACGTCGGCCGCGCCGAACGCACCGCGCCGCCCCACCTCCGCGCGGCACTGCTCCTGCGCGACGACACCTGCGCGTTCCCGTCGTGCGACCGCCCGCCGGGCACCCCGGAAGCGCACCACCTGACGAGCTGGATCGACGGCGGCGCGACCGAGCTGAACAACCTCGTCATGCTCTGCGGGCACCACCACCGGGCGGTCCACAGCCAGCGCTGGACGATCCGGCTGGAAGAGGGCCGACCGGTCTTCACCCCACCATCCACAGTGGACCCGTCTGGCCGGCCGAGACCGGGTGGCCGTCCTACGGGCAGCGAGCACAACGACATCCTCCGGCGGGCCATGGGCGGCCCGGCGGACTCATCAGCGTGCGCCTGA
- the eccB gene encoding type VII secretion protein EccB: MWTQRDQIQAYRFLRRRLVSALVSADANHPVAPAKRVVLGTALGLAVALLVSAVFGVIGLLAPTRAEAWRQGGQVIIEKETGTRFVLGEDGLLHPVLNYASARLLAGGDGAKTVTVPAKSLSGAPRGAAVGIAGAPDSLPRPERLLNGSWTTCTRVDRHGDAPITTILLGPKAGGTESRALLARLPSGERFLVTGGQRHRLDGERALVALGYAGAQDVLVTQAWLNALPAGRDLSPIEVPGAGAPGVQVGSEPRLVGQVLVSEVGEYYLVQRDGLAVITETEADLVLGAAGTAAAYPGERPHRIEVATADIGGVPRSPNREDGYPAQRPEPVAPGRTATVCTSDGHVTFGWELPSRRIPVAAPTPETANEVYVPGGSGAIVTDAAALYLITDTGLKYPIPGDEAVSALGYGDLPRHSAPASVLALFPTGTALDPGRARQVIAG, encoded by the coding sequence GTGTGGACACAGCGAGATCAGATCCAGGCCTACCGGTTCTTGCGACGTCGGCTGGTCTCCGCGCTCGTTTCCGCCGACGCCAACCACCCGGTGGCGCCGGCCAAACGCGTCGTGCTCGGCACCGCGCTCGGGCTGGCGGTCGCGCTCCTGGTGTCCGCGGTGTTCGGTGTCATCGGCCTGCTCGCCCCGACGCGCGCGGAGGCCTGGCGGCAAGGCGGCCAGGTGATCATCGAGAAGGAGACCGGAACCAGGTTCGTCCTGGGTGAGGACGGCCTGCTGCACCCGGTGCTCAACTACGCCTCCGCGCGGTTGCTCGCCGGAGGTGACGGCGCCAAGACCGTCACCGTGCCCGCGAAGTCGCTGTCCGGTGCTCCCCGGGGTGCGGCCGTCGGCATCGCCGGTGCACCCGATTCGCTGCCGCGCCCGGAGCGCCTGCTCAACGGCTCGTGGACCACGTGCACCCGGGTCGACCGGCACGGCGACGCACCGATCACCACCATCCTCTTAGGACCGAAGGCCGGTGGCACCGAGAGCCGGGCGCTGCTCGCACGACTCCCCTCCGGAGAACGGTTCCTGGTGACCGGAGGACAGCGCCACCGCCTGGACGGTGAGCGCGCCCTGGTCGCCCTCGGGTACGCCGGAGCTCAAGACGTCCTGGTGACGCAGGCCTGGCTGAACGCACTCCCGGCCGGACGGGATCTGAGCCCCATCGAGGTGCCCGGAGCAGGCGCGCCCGGTGTCCAGGTGGGTTCAGAGCCCCGCTTGGTCGGGCAGGTCCTGGTGTCCGAGGTCGGCGAGTACTACCTGGTCCAGCGCGATGGCCTGGCCGTGATCACCGAGACCGAGGCGGATCTGGTGCTCGGAGCAGCGGGCACCGCCGCCGCCTACCCTGGCGAGCGCCCCCACCGGATCGAGGTCGCCACGGCCGACATCGGGGGCGTCCCGCGATCCCCGAACCGCGAGGACGGATACCCGGCACAGCGCCCGGAACCAGTGGCGCCCGGCCGAACGGCCACGGTCTGCACCTCCGACGGGCACGTCACGTTCGGCTGGGAGTTGCCGTCGCGCCGGATCCCGGTGGCCGCGCCGACCCCGGAGACCGCCAACGAGGTCTACGTCCCCGGTGGATCCGGCGCGATCGTCACCGACGCCGCGGCGCTCTACCTCATCACCGACACCGGCCTGAAGTACCCGATCCCGGGCGACGAGGCGGTCTCCGCGCTCGGCTACGGCGATCTGCCGCGGCACAGCGCACCCGCCTCCGTGCTCGCACTGTTCCCGACCGGCACGGCCCTCGATCCTGGCCGGGCCCGGCAGGTGATCGCGGGCTGA